In Synechococcus sp. RS9909, one genomic interval encodes:
- a CDS encoding phytanoyl-CoA dioxygenase family protein, whose protein sequence is MQLTEAHFNRDGFVFIPGFLDPTTRLQLRELIPRIIDSAAIWRQSGEHLWFLQDELPALARLLRTPSLLKRLDRACDLKGAPLELLAVTLYSRNPGDPGTAWHQDARFIASDSLEALSVWIPLQAMDAMNSPLKFMAGSHRHCLLHQPQAAVSAPIGLPERFPTVAAPMAFGDATVHTPWTLHASSSNRSPIVRHALIVNWLRAPLTCNPQTTLHGYGHSPVVNSLRERNDTTLRRRLQQAGIRISPSQWRHGDR, encoded by the coding sequence GTGCAACTGACTGAAGCCCACTTCAACCGAGACGGTTTCGTTTTCATTCCGGGATTTCTCGATCCAACGACACGCCTCCAACTGCGCGAGCTCATCCCTCGGATCATCGACTCCGCTGCCATCTGGCGACAGAGCGGTGAACACCTCTGGTTTCTTCAGGATGAACTGCCTGCCCTGGCACGGCTGCTGCGAACCCCCAGCCTCCTCAAGCGTCTGGATCGCGCCTGCGACCTCAAGGGAGCACCGCTGGAACTGCTGGCGGTCACCCTGTACAGCCGAAACCCCGGGGACCCCGGCACCGCCTGGCATCAGGACGCCCGTTTCATCGCCAGCGACAGCCTGGAGGCCCTGTCGGTGTGGATCCCGCTGCAGGCAATGGATGCCATGAACAGCCCTCTCAAGTTCATGGCGGGCAGCCATCGCCATTGCCTTCTGCATCAACCCCAGGCCGCTGTCAGTGCGCCCATCGGCCTGCCGGAGAGGTTCCCCACCGTGGCGGCACCGATGGCCTTCGGCGACGCCACGGTCCACACCCCCTGGACCCTTCACGCCTCCAGCAGCAATCGCAGCCCCATCGTGCGCCATGCCCTGATCGTGAACTGGCTGCGAGCCCCGCTCACGTGCAATCCCCAGACCACGCTGCACGGCTACGGGCATTCTCCTGTTGTCAACAGCCTGCGGGAACGCAACGACACCACCCTCAGGCGCCGGCTGCAACAAGCCGGAATCCGGATCAGCCCATCACAATGGCGCCATGGCGATCGCTGA
- a CDS encoding NADP-dependent isocitrate dehydrogenase produces MAQFEKLTAPSQGTPIRFENGQPLVANDPIIPFIRGDGTGVDIWPATQKVLDAAVAKAYGGERRIEWFKVYAGDEACDLYGTYQYLPEDTLEAIRRYGVAIKGPLTTPIGGGIRSLNVALRQIFDLYSCVRPCRYYAGTPSPHKRPEDLDVIVYRENTEDIYMGVEWEADDPVGQELRKHLNEVVIPANGKLGQRQIPAGSGIGIKPVSKHGSQRHIRKAIQHALRLEGDKRHVTLVHKGNIMKFTEGAFRDWGYELATSEFRDVCITERESWILSNLEGDPNLSVQANARRIEPGYDSLTPEKKAAIDAEVQGVIAAIGSSHGNGQWKQMVLVDDRIADSIFQQIQTRPQEYSILATLNLNGDYISDAAAAVVGGLGMAPGANIGDHAAIFEATHGTAPKHAGLDRINPGSVILSGVMMLEFLGWQEAADLITQGLSAAIADQQVTYDLARLMEPAVEPVSCSGFAEAIIARF; encoded by the coding sequence ATGGCTCAGTTCGAGAAGCTCACGGCCCCCAGCCAGGGCACCCCGATCCGCTTCGAGAACGGTCAGCCGCTGGTGGCCAACGACCCGATCATCCCCTTCATCCGCGGCGACGGCACCGGCGTGGACATCTGGCCCGCCACCCAGAAGGTGCTGGATGCGGCCGTGGCCAAGGCCTACGGCGGCGAGCGCCGCATCGAGTGGTTCAAGGTGTATGCCGGCGATGAGGCCTGCGACCTCTACGGCACCTATCAGTACCTGCCCGAAGACACCCTGGAAGCGATCCGCCGTTATGGGGTGGCGATCAAAGGCCCGCTCACCACACCGATCGGTGGCGGCATCCGTTCGCTGAACGTGGCGCTGCGCCAGATCTTTGATCTGTATTCCTGCGTGCGCCCCTGTCGCTACTACGCCGGCACACCGAGCCCCCACAAACGCCCGGAAGATCTCGACGTGATCGTGTATCGGGAAAACACCGAAGACATCTACATGGGGGTGGAGTGGGAAGCGGATGACCCGGTGGGGCAGGAGCTGCGCAAGCACCTCAACGAGGTGGTGATCCCCGCCAACGGCAAACTGGGCCAGCGCCAGATCCCCGCCGGCTCAGGCATCGGCATCAAGCCGGTGAGCAAGCACGGCAGTCAGCGCCACATCCGCAAGGCGATCCAGCACGCCCTGCGCCTGGAGGGCGACAAGCGCCACGTGACCCTGGTGCACAAGGGCAACATCATGAAGTTCACCGAAGGCGCCTTCCGCGACTGGGGCTACGAGCTGGCCACCAGCGAATTCCGTGACGTGTGCATCACCGAGCGGGAAAGCTGGATCCTCAGCAATCTCGAGGGCGATCCCAACCTGAGCGTGCAGGCGAATGCCCGCAGGATCGAACCGGGCTACGACAGCCTGACGCCGGAGAAGAAGGCCGCGATCGATGCCGAGGTGCAGGGCGTGATCGCGGCGATCGGCAGCAGCCACGGCAACGGCCAGTGGAAGCAGATGGTGCTGGTCGATGACCGCATCGCCGACAGCATCTTCCAGCAGATCCAGACCCGGCCCCAGGAGTATTCGATCCTGGCCACGCTCAACCTCAACGGCGATTACATCTCCGATGCCGCCGCCGCCGTGGTGGGTGGCCTGGGCATGGCCCCCGGCGCCAACATCGGCGATCACGCGGCGATTTTTGAAGCCACCCATGGCACCGCGCCGAAGCACGCTGGTCTGGATCGGATCAATCCGGGCTCGGTGATCCTCAGCGGCGTGATGATGCTGGAGTTCCTGGGTTGGCAGGAGGCCGCCGACCTGATCACGCAGGGCCTCAGCGCCGCCATCGCGGATCAGCAGGTCACCTACGACCTGGCCCGGCTGATGGAACCGGCCGTGGAGCCGGTGAGCTGCAGCGGTTTCGCCGAGGCGATCATCGCGCGTTTTTAG
- a CDS encoding glycosyltransferase family 2 protein: protein MPNPSGVWVVAACFNEQDVITTFIDRVLAVPGVHQLVLIDDGSRDATVERILTWQAQHPEAPLTLLELTRNFGKEAAMLAGLDYVAGRCEAAVLIDSDLQHPPELIEAMVVEWRAGAEVVTAVRDDRDQESRLKVASASWFYRVFNRLVDSIQLQEGAGDYRLLDAPVVEALIRLRESSRFSKGLLPWTGYRSVELPYQRVSRVGGTTSWSPLKLFGYAFDGIFSFSVLPLKVWSVIGACVSLLSLIYALVIVLDTLLTGVDVPGYATLSVAILFLGGIQLIGIGVLGEYIGRIYVEAKARPHYFIRCIHHS from the coding sequence ATGCCGAACCCCAGTGGTGTGTGGGTGGTGGCGGCCTGCTTCAACGAGCAGGACGTGATCACGACCTTCATCGACCGCGTGTTGGCTGTGCCCGGGGTGCACCAGCTTGTGCTGATCGATGACGGCTCCCGCGATGCCACGGTGGAGCGGATCCTGACCTGGCAGGCGCAGCACCCGGAGGCGCCGCTCACCCTGTTGGAGCTGACCCGCAACTTCGGCAAGGAGGCGGCGATGCTGGCCGGCCTGGATTACGTGGCGGGTCGCTGCGAGGCGGCGGTGCTGATCGATTCCGACCTGCAGCACCCTCCGGAGCTGATCGAGGCGATGGTGGTCGAGTGGCGTGCCGGCGCCGAGGTGGTGACCGCCGTGCGCGATGACCGCGACCAGGAATCGCGCCTGAAGGTGGCAAGCGCCTCCTGGTTTTATCGGGTGTTCAACCGGCTGGTGGATTCGATCCAGCTGCAGGAGGGGGCCGGTGACTACCGCCTGCTCGATGCTCCGGTGGTGGAGGCACTCATCCGCCTGCGCGAATCCAGTCGTTTCTCCAAAGGCCTGCTGCCCTGGACCGGCTATCGCAGCGTCGAGCTGCCCTATCAACGGGTCAGCCGGGTGGGTGGCACCACCTCCTGGAGTCCGCTCAAGCTGTTTGGCTATGCCTTCGACGGCATCTTTTCCTTCTCGGTGTTGCCCCTGAAGGTGTGGAGCGTGATCGGCGCCTGTGTGTCGCTGCTGAGCCTGATCTATGCCCTGGTGATTGTGCTCGACACCCTGCTCACCGGGGTGGATGTGCCCGGTTACGCCACCTTGAGCGTGGCGATCCTGTTTCTCGGTGGTATTCAGCTGATCGGCATCGGCGTGCTCGGGGAGTACATCGGACGGATTTATGTGGAAGCCAAGGCCCGCCCCCACTACTTCATCCGCTGCATCCACCACAGCTGA
- a CDS encoding ChbG/HpnK family deacetylase produces the protein MNPRPTSSRSLSSRVGLYGLVGVVAAAVHAGVLLGLSVLMPVWLANPLAFLAASVAGYLGHAQVTFRPETGGERFARRWLLLQYGVNLSVCSLLPLVIGGLLAPPLELVVLVFTPTVLNALIWSRAARFSLQRRSGQLNPNAPRPRLHADDLGLSDATNRAILQLAQAGRLDGASLLVNGPAAAAGVAGWSALEAERPDLQLCLHLCLTEGPAAAPAAAIPDLVDARGHLRLSFGRWLLASLGPPHQRRRLSEQLGQEIAAQIARFRQLRGPGPIHLDGHQHIHLVPLVLHTLLAVADREQIVWLRSTAEPLPTGLPLRCWWEAWRQAGLLKWLVLQLLSQRARRPMRRHGLSSNRSFAGVLFTGQMAGAPLNAAWRELQRLAGQERAGETAPLLLAHPGAPLDTDLQALGFAVSQPFAASSWRQREWRALQAL, from the coding sequence ATGAATCCACGGCCTACCAGCAGCAGGTCACTCAGCAGCCGTGTGGGGCTTTACGGCCTGGTGGGCGTCGTCGCCGCCGCGGTGCACGCCGGCGTGCTGCTCGGCCTCAGTGTGTTGATGCCGGTGTGGCTGGCCAACCCCCTGGCCTTCCTGGCCGCCTCCGTTGCGGGCTATCTCGGCCACGCCCAGGTCACCTTCCGACCGGAGACCGGCGGCGAACGCTTCGCCCGCCGCTGGCTGCTGCTCCAATACGGCGTGAACCTTTCGGTGTGCAGCCTGCTGCCGCTGGTGATCGGCGGTCTGCTGGCGCCACCGCTGGAGCTGGTGGTGCTGGTGTTCACCCCCACCGTGCTCAATGCCCTGATCTGGTCGCGGGCGGCCCGCTTCAGCCTGCAACGGCGCAGCGGCCAGCTCAATCCAAACGCCCCCCGGCCCCGCCTCCATGCCGACGATCTCGGCCTCAGCGACGCCACCAACCGGGCGATCCTGCAGCTGGCGCAAGCCGGCCGACTCGATGGCGCCAGCCTGCTCGTGAACGGCCCGGCGGCAGCAGCGGGCGTCGCCGGCTGGAGCGCTCTGGAAGCGGAACGACCGGATCTGCAGCTCTGTCTGCATCTCTGCCTCACCGAGGGCCCGGCTGCGGCACCGGCAGCGGCGATCCCCGATCTTGTCGATGCACGCGGCCACCTGCGCCTCTCCTTCGGGCGCTGGCTGCTCGCCTCCCTGGGGCCACCACACCAACGGCGGCGCCTCAGCGAGCAGCTGGGGCAGGAGATCGCAGCCCAGATTGCCCGCTTCCGCCAACTGCGCGGCCCTGGCCCGATCCACCTCGATGGCCACCAGCACATCCATCTGGTGCCTCTGGTGCTGCACACCTTGCTGGCGGTGGCCGATCGGGAGCAGATCGTGTGGCTGCGCAGCACCGCTGAACCCCTGCCCACCGGGCTGCCCCTGCGCTGCTGGTGGGAGGCCTGGCGCCAGGCCGGGCTGCTCAAGTGGCTGGTGCTGCAACTGCTCAGCCAGCGGGCGCGCCGACCGATGCGACGCCACGGCCTCAGCAGCAACCGCAGCTTCGCCGGCGTGCTCTTCACCGGCCAGATGGCCGGCGCCCCGCTGAACGCCGCCTGGCGAGAGCTGCAACGCCTGGCCGGACAGGAGCGGGCTGGTGAAACCGCCCCCCTGCTGCTGGCCCACCCCGGCGCCCCCCTCGACACGGATCTGCAGGCGTTGGGGTTCGCCGTGTCGCAACCGTTTGCCGCCTCCAGCTGGCGTCAACGCGAGTGGCGTGCTCTGCAGGCGCTGTGA
- a CDS encoding heme oxygenase (biliverdin-producing), with translation MSVALAAQLREGTKKSHTMAENTGFVSCFLKGVVDKGSYRTLVADLYVVYSAMEEEMARLSGHPVLAPIAFPELNRRDALEQDLTYYYGSDWAQVVKATPAAEAYVARIRQVAQDSPELLVGHHYTRYLGDLSGGQILKTIAQKAMNLSGDEGLNFYSFPAIADEKAFKTTYRAAMDQLPIDQATADRIVEEANHAFHLNMTMFQELEGNLVAAIGKVLFGFLTRRQRAGSTEAVAA, from the coding sequence ATGTCCGTCGCTCTGGCTGCCCAGCTGCGTGAAGGCACCAAGAAGTCGCACACCATGGCCGAGAACACCGGCTTTGTGAGCTGCTTCCTCAAGGGCGTCGTTGATAAGGGCAGCTACCGCACCCTGGTGGCCGACCTCTATGTGGTGTATAGCGCCATGGAAGAGGAGATGGCCCGCCTCTCCGGTCACCCCGTGCTCGCGCCGATCGCCTTCCCGGAGCTGAACCGGCGTGACGCCCTGGAGCAGGATCTCACCTATTACTACGGTTCCGACTGGGCCCAGGTGGTGAAGGCCACCCCTGCCGCCGAGGCCTATGTGGCGCGCATCCGTCAGGTGGCCCAGGACTCCCCGGAGCTGCTGGTGGGGCACCACTACACCCGCTACCTGGGCGATCTCTCCGGCGGCCAGATCCTCAAGACGATCGCCCAGAAGGCGATGAACCTGAGCGGTGATGAGGGTCTGAACTTCTACTCCTTCCCGGCCATCGCCGATGAGAAGGCCTTCAAAACCACCTATCGCGCTGCGATGGATCAGTTGCCGATCGATCAGGCCACCGCTGATCGGATTGTGGAGGAGGCCAACCATGCCTTTCACCTCAACATGACCATGTTCCAGGAGCTCGAGGGCAACCTGGTGGCCGCGATCGGCAAGGTGCTCTTCGGTTTCCTCACCCGTCGCCAGCGGGCCGGCAGCACGGAGGCCGTGGCGGCTTGA
- a CDS encoding glycosyltransferase produces MPGTGTRFRCGGLAVALQTARLLGRLRPTQVVTYRAREQEHPWLEDLLAQESTPGAALWLVSWGFDVPALLAKLRGRPVVYQAHSSGYGFDLPPGVPVVAVSRNTLGYWGDRAPRNPLFLVPNALEPQWLERGARPGAADRAQDRRPIDVLVQQRKSSPYVLERLVPALREQGLTVEVQSGWVDDLVELFNSASVVLYDSAEYWRGRGVSEGFGLPPLEALACGCVLFSSFNHALADWLTPGLTAHQIGQGSLQNDLSRIAAAAVMPEPWRPQPSVLESLLAEVSEERWLDHWQRTLEQLEQLQAQNALGLDPAAALRSPSTRRLRWEQRLDRLRGKVADRLPGWPNRRKP; encoded by the coding sequence GTGCCAGGCACCGGGACCCGCTTCCGTTGTGGGGGGTTGGCTGTGGCCCTCCAGACCGCTCGTCTGCTCGGCCGGCTCCGGCCCACCCAGGTGGTGACCTATCGGGCCCGGGAGCAGGAGCATCCCTGGCTCGAGGATCTGCTCGCCCAGGAATCGACGCCCGGCGCTGCCCTCTGGCTGGTGAGCTGGGGGTTTGATGTGCCGGCGTTGCTGGCGAAGCTTCGGGGGCGGCCCGTCGTTTATCAGGCCCACAGCAGCGGCTACGGCTTTGATCTGCCGCCGGGGGTGCCGGTGGTGGCCGTCAGTCGCAACACCCTCGGGTATTGGGGCGATCGGGCGCCGCGCAATCCCCTGTTTCTGGTGCCGAATGCGCTCGAACCGCAGTGGTTGGAGCGGGGTGCCCGCCCCGGCGCGGCAGACCGCGCTCAGGATCGGCGTCCGATCGATGTGCTGGTGCAGCAGCGCAAGAGCAGCCCCTATGTGCTGGAGCGCCTGGTGCCGGCCCTGCGGGAGCAAGGGCTCACGGTGGAGGTGCAGAGCGGTTGGGTGGACGATCTGGTGGAGTTGTTCAACAGCGCCAGCGTGGTCCTCTATGACTCGGCCGAGTATTGGCGTGGCCGCGGCGTCAGCGAAGGGTTTGGATTGCCCCCGCTGGAGGCGCTCGCCTGCGGTTGTGTGCTGTTCAGCAGCTTCAACCATGCTCTCGCCGATTGGCTCACCCCTGGTCTCACCGCCCATCAGATCGGCCAGGGGTCGCTGCAGAACGACCTGAGCCGGATTGCGGCGGCGGCAGTGATGCCGGAGCCCTGGCGTCCGCAGCCGTCCGTGCTGGAGTCCCTGCTGGCCGAGGTGTCGGAAGAGCGCTGGCTCGACCATTGGCAGCGCACCCTGGAGCAGCTCGAGCAGCTGCAGGCCCAGAACGCCCTGGGGCTTGACCCGGCCGCGGCGCTCCGCTCGCCCTCGACGCGCCGTCTGCGCTGGGAGCAGCGCCTCGATCGCCTGCGCGGCAAGGTGGCCGATCGGTTGCCTGGCTGGCCGAACCGGAGAAAACCCTGA
- a CDS encoding ABC transporter ATP-binding protein translates to MPLQSQTWSNLSQLLRALPQRRVRLLVLVLIASLFQGLLDVFLVALLARLVGLLAGARLEDYLPGIRVFGGGFLDQSGWLVALLIASFWFASGIRFSVSLMQSLLSAEVWNDLVNMVYANLMRQNYEFFIRNRTANLSEKFNRILNSVSTGVISPLILIAGNVVSVSALLIGVIVVLGFKALVVFLLMLAAYVLASRIITPYLRLATKQRIRYGRRINLLLMESLRSMREVQLYSAENYFVSRFAHDGVIAKRYDRIGRLLPDVPRLVIEPAGITILFLVGIGPALFSGDAGAIRDAVPALSALLVALLRISGPLQSMFRSVNRLRGGLPEIVDALELLRLQPERYLLSSPGVPTPEGVMPRRFIQLKDVSFRYSADGKEVIRDVNLTVPIGARIALVGRTGSGKTTLAHLLLGLFQPTQGVLCLDGVEVAAQELPAWQANCAFVPQNIRLVDGSIRDNVAFGCDPETIDDDRVWNALEAAQFDEYVAGMTYGLYTMIGENGIKLSGGQRQRLSLARAFFRGAKVLVLDEATSALDNKTEHDVMQALDIVGRRCTTIVIAHRLSTVKKCDLIHEMAQGRVIASGDFQQLQERSSSFRAMALIENG, encoded by the coding sequence ATGCCCCTGCAAAGCCAGACCTGGAGCAATCTCAGTCAGCTGCTGCGTGCTCTGCCGCAGCGCCGGGTTCGCCTTCTGGTGCTGGTGTTGATCGCGTCCCTGTTTCAGGGGCTGCTCGATGTGTTCCTGGTGGCCTTGTTGGCCCGCCTCGTGGGGCTGTTGGCTGGAGCGCGACTCGAGGATTATCTGCCCGGCATCCGGGTGTTCGGTGGTGGTTTTCTTGATCAATCGGGCTGGCTGGTGGCCCTGTTGATTGCATCCTTCTGGTTCGCATCCGGAATTCGCTTCAGCGTTTCTCTGATGCAGAGTCTGCTGAGCGCTGAGGTGTGGAATGACCTTGTGAATATGGTGTATGCCAATTTAATGCGCCAGAACTATGAGTTTTTTATTCGTAATCGAACTGCCAATCTGTCGGAAAAATTCAATCGTATTCTCAACAGTGTGTCGACAGGGGTGATCAGCCCGTTGATTTTAATCGCCGGCAATGTGGTGTCGGTGTCGGCGCTGTTGATCGGTGTGATTGTGGTGCTCGGGTTCAAGGCCTTGGTCGTGTTTTTGTTGATGCTGGCGGCCTACGTGCTTGCGTCGCGCATTATCACTCCCTATCTGCGTTTGGCGACCAAGCAGCGCATCCGTTATGGCAGAAGAATCAATCTTCTATTGATGGAATCGTTGCGCTCCATGCGTGAAGTGCAGCTTTATTCTGCTGAAAATTATTTCGTTTCCCGGTTTGCCCATGATGGCGTGATCGCCAAGCGTTACGACCGCATCGGCCGTCTGCTTCCCGATGTGCCCCGCTTGGTGATTGAGCCTGCTGGAATCACGATTCTGTTTCTGGTGGGGATCGGCCCGGCGTTGTTCAGTGGTGATGCCGGAGCGATTCGTGATGCGGTGCCGGCTCTCTCCGCCCTTCTTGTGGCGCTATTGCGCATTTCCGGTCCGCTCCAGTCGATGTTCCGCAGTGTCAATCGTCTCCGCGGTGGTTTGCCGGAGATTGTGGATGCCTTGGAACTCCTTCGTTTGCAACCGGAGCGCTACCTGCTCTCTTCGCCGGGCGTGCCGACGCCCGAGGGCGTCATGCCCCGTCGCTTCATCCAGCTCAAGGATGTGAGCTTCAGGTATTCAGCGGATGGCAAAGAAGTGATCAGGGATGTGAATCTCACCGTGCCGATTGGGGCGCGAATTGCCCTGGTGGGTCGCACTGGTAGCGGCAAAACCACCCTGGCCCATCTCCTCCTGGGCCTGTTTCAACCCACGCAAGGAGTGTTATGCCTGGATGGGGTGGAGGTGGCGGCTCAGGAGCTCCCCGCCTGGCAGGCGAATTGTGCCTTTGTGCCTCAGAACATTCGCCTTGTGGATGGCAGTATTCGCGACAATGTGGCCTTTGGTTGTGATCCCGAAACGATTGATGATGATCGGGTCTGGAATGCCCTGGAGGCCGCCCAATTTGATGAGTATGTGGCTGGTATGACCTATGGCCTCTACACAATGATTGGTGAGAACGGCATCAAGTTGTCGGGTGGTCAGCGGCAGCGTTTGTCCTTGGCTCGGGCGTTTTTCCGCGGTGCCAAGGTGCTGGTGCTGGACGAAGCTACCAGTGCTCTTGATAACAAAACCGAGCACGACGTGATGCAGGCTCTCGACATCGTCGGTCGACGTTGTACGACGATTGTGATTGCCCATCGCCTCTCCACCGTCAAGAAGTGCGACCTGATCCATGAAATGGCGCAAGGGCGCGTGATCGCCAGCGGTGATTTCCAGCAACTGCAGGAGCGCTCGTCCTCTTTTCGTGCCATGGCTTTGATCGAGAACGGCTGA
- a CDS encoding glycosyltransferase → MADFVVLATADWDHPLWTNKQHTALELAAQGHRVLYVESLGIRAPRVGAADRRRILRRLRRMLQLPRQRRERLWVWSPPVLPGGHEGLGLRLNRRLLRSGLELACRWLGFRHPILWTYNPLTGLYLDIESFDGSVYHCVDRIQEQPGMPVQRLEVNEERLCRAVDVVFTTSPELQTSHLRWNANTLMFGNVADQGHFRRAMSGDRPCPQALATLPPPRLLFMGAIDAYKLDLELLLQLARRHPDWSLVLIGPVGETDPSTDVSELQACANVHLIGPRPYGDLPDWLAHADLALLPLQVNGYTRHMFPMKFFEYLASGLPVVATAIPALQPHGDVAWLCPPDSTAFERAIIAALEGQGPTQEQRLARAAAHTYASRTRAMLDQLDLVGLLAEAERQQAGPLAGYPSRRERFGQWCTGLGSQLLVALSHQLMRRGHPELALRCLQGRLCWGEGDRILLGGLVLPLVRCGAYGQAREVMETLWLRDGHLGELKQLLFRRGNRPSERQEQVLLFEELVGSTVLPLHARNYCLVVMAHRCVDLDDQPRMRRCVIAIDAMAKGLEQDPGTRLCRRANRRNRTKLLVSCYATLQRLHLGLQDFEALVALGRRALIFFDSLDLNRIDPDTSYRLTRNSLRVLSLNVIEAWRTKDHGLLQRALQSMEHLRDHCEQECFDGQSAQENHRGFADAMVQLSHELEAALPGDGLEAVRSLLVLMIRSERELSTEERRRRFADQIEPLFRAYLPQLERCREQPLP, encoded by the coding sequence ATGGCCGATTTCGTTGTTCTCGCCACTGCCGACTGGGACCATCCACTTTGGACGAACAAGCAACACACCGCACTTGAACTGGCCGCCCAGGGCCATCGCGTGCTGTATGTCGAGTCGCTCGGCATTCGCGCCCCTCGGGTCGGGGCAGCCGATCGCAGGCGGATCCTGCGGCGACTGCGGCGGATGTTGCAGCTGCCGCGGCAGCGGCGGGAGCGCCTGTGGGTGTGGTCGCCGCCCGTGCTCCCGGGCGGGCATGAGGGACTGGGCCTGCGCCTGAACCGGCGTCTGCTGCGCAGTGGCCTGGAGTTGGCCTGCCGTTGGCTTGGCTTCCGCCATCCGATTCTCTGGACCTACAACCCGCTCACGGGCCTGTATCTCGACATTGAGAGCTTCGATGGCAGCGTGTATCACTGCGTTGATCGGATTCAGGAGCAGCCGGGGATGCCGGTGCAGCGCCTCGAGGTGAACGAGGAGCGACTGTGCCGGGCGGTGGATGTGGTGTTCACCACCTCGCCGGAGCTGCAGACCAGTCATCTCCGCTGGAATGCGAACACCCTGATGTTCGGCAACGTGGCCGACCAGGGCCATTTCCGCCGGGCGATGAGCGGCGATCGGCCCTGCCCGCAGGCGCTGGCCACCCTCCCGCCGCCGCGGCTGCTGTTCATGGGGGCGATCGATGCCTACAAGCTCGATCTGGAGCTGCTGCTGCAGCTGGCCCGCCGCCATCCCGATTGGTCGTTGGTGCTGATCGGTCCGGTGGGTGAAACCGATCCGAGCACGGATGTGAGTGAGCTTCAGGCCTGCGCCAATGTGCATCTGATCGGCCCCCGCCCCTATGGCGATCTGCCCGACTGGCTCGCCCATGCCGATCTGGCCCTGTTGCCGCTCCAGGTGAACGGCTACACGCGCCACATGTTCCCGATGAAGTTCTTCGAATATCTGGCGTCGGGATTGCCGGTGGTGGCCACGGCCATTCCGGCGCTTCAGCCCCACGGCGATGTGGCCTGGCTCTGCCCACCGGATTCGACTGCGTTTGAGCGCGCGATCATCGCCGCCCTTGAGGGGCAGGGACCGACGCAGGAGCAGCGCCTGGCGAGGGCCGCCGCTCACACCTACGCCAGCCGCACCCGCGCCATGCTCGATCAACTCGACCTCGTGGGTCTGCTGGCGGAGGCGGAGCGCCAACAGGCAGGCCCGCTGGCGGGTTATCCAAGTCGCAGGGAGCGCTTTGGGCAATGGTGCACCGGTCTCGGATCGCAGCTGCTGGTGGCCCTGAGCCATCAACTGATGCGTCGCGGCCATCCCGAGTTGGCGCTGCGGTGTTTGCAGGGCCGTCTGTGCTGGGGCGAGGGGGATCGGATTCTGCTGGGGGGACTGGTGCTGCCGTTGGTGCGTTGCGGTGCCTACGGGCAGGCGCGGGAGGTGATGGAAACGCTCTGGCTGCGTGACGGCCATCTGGGGGAGCTCAAGCAGTTGCTGTTCCGCCGCGGCAACCGCCCCTCCGAGCGCCAGGAGCAGGTGCTGCTGTTTGAGGAGCTGGTGGGCAGCACGGTGTTGCCACTCCACGCCCGGAACTATTGCCTGGTGGTGATGGCCCATCGCTGCGTCGATCTCGATGACCAGCCCCGGATGCGTCGCTGCGTGATCGCGATTGATGCGATGGCCAAAGGGCTGGAGCAGGACCCGGGCACGCGTCTGTGCCGGCGGGCGAACCGCCGCAACCGCACCAAATTGCTGGTCTCCTGTTACGCCACCCTGCAGCGTCTGCACCTGGGCCTGCAGGATTTCGAGGCCTTGGTGGCCTTGGGCCGTCGCGCCCTGATCTTTTTCGACAGCCTCGATCTCAACCGGATCGATCCAGACACGTCCTACCGACTCACCCGCAACAGCCTGCGGGTGCTGTCGCTCAATGTGATCGAGGCCTGGCGCACGAAGGATCATGGCCTGCTCCAGCGGGCGTTGCAGTCGATGGAGCATCTGCGGGACCACTGCGAGCAGGAATGCTTCGATGGCCAGTCGGCTCAGGAAAATCACCGGGGCTTTGCCGATGCGATGGTGCAGCTCAGCCACGAGCTGGAGGCTGCGTTGCCAGGCGATGGGTTGGAGGCGGTGCGGAGCTTGCTGGTGCTGATGATCCGCAGTGAGCGGGAGTTGAGCACGGAGGAGCGTCGCCGGCGGTTCGCCGATCAGATCGAGCCGCTGTTTCGCGCCTATCTGCCCCAGTTGGAACGCTGCCGTGAGCAGCCCTTGCCATGA